From Planctomycetia bacterium, one genomic window encodes:
- a CDS encoding FAD-dependent oxidoreductase, whose translation AQKRFLTFVVVGGGPTGVELAGAIGEMSRFTLAKDFRNIDAALARVILVESGPEILSTFCEELRSRAVRDLENLGVQVWTNSRVTNIDAEGVEMGTERISAATVLWAAGVQASPLGKLGGMEVDRQGRVIVEPDLTVKGHSHVFVVGDQACFTHQTGAPLPGTAPVAMQQGRYVARAILDDIAGKPRQPFHFHDKGQMATIGRSKAVLEMGSWKLAGWWAWMAWLVVHIYYLTGFKNRLLVVLQWAWSYMSFRRGARLIVNKEWRLHPPAPSTNSVPPTPPT comes from the coding sequence GCGCAGAAACGCTTCTTGACGTTCGTCGTGGTCGGCGGCGGACCGACCGGTGTGGAACTTGCCGGCGCGATCGGCGAAATGAGTCGCTTCACGCTGGCCAAGGATTTTCGCAACATCGATGCCGCGCTCGCGCGCGTGATTCTCGTCGAGTCTGGCCCCGAGATCCTCTCGACCTTTTGCGAAGAGCTAAGGTCACGCGCCGTGCGCGATCTGGAAAACCTCGGCGTGCAGGTCTGGACCAATAGCCGCGTCACGAACATCGACGCGGAAGGCGTCGAAATGGGCACGGAACGCATCAGCGCCGCGACGGTTCTCTGGGCGGCCGGCGTGCAGGCGTCCCCGCTGGGCAAGCTCGGCGGGATGGAAGTTGATCGTCAGGGCCGTGTGATCGTCGAGCCGGACCTCACCGTCAAAGGGCATTCCCACGTGTTTGTCGTCGGCGATCAGGCCTGTTTCACTCACCAGACAGGTGCGCCATTGCCGGGCACCGCGCCGGTGGCGATGCAGCAAGGTCGCTACGTCGCCCGCGCGATTCTCGATGACATCGCCGGCAAGCCGCGCCAGCCGTTTCATTTCCACGACAAAGGGCAGATGGCCACGATCGGCCGCAGCAAGGCCGTGCTGGAGATGGGCTCCTGGAAACTCGCCGGCTGGTGGGCGTGGATGGCCTGGCTCGTGGTTCACATCTACTACCTGACCGGCTTCAAGAATCGTCTGCTTGTCGTGCTGCAATGGGCCTGGTCGTACATGTCGTTTCGCCGCGGCGCGCGGTTGATCGTCAACAAGGAATGGCGGCTGCATCCGCCGGCGCCGAGTACAAATAGCGTTCCGCCGACGCCTCCGACGTAA